In Deltaproteobacteria bacterium, the following are encoded in one genomic region:
- a CDS encoding SIS domain-containing protein — MCGIACFLGNNRWRESSELTWVEDLRSDLAGASSDPDDLTRLTSSVEGLANRFKDLMCFALHLNMLTDPRTSESIENIAGYVLSLRDRTSEMIKRGESSHGLESLHEKLEDYLWQLDREVIQNVTRTRSLISEGLGGEPTRSQHYLAWVIEQVIESIDKLEVRGRDSAGLAVLCVLPSGTRPEDRLDEFERAELDRRRSIRNALSGFVLTGMLPDGRRICRFVYKVANLVGRLGDNGNALRAAIRDDRLLWKLCAELESANLIAHTRWASNGIISVPNCHPVDGRVIRRTPSKDGGNDDVMFVLNGDVDNYGALVDTVVIPNGASIDPSISTDAKILPVLFNLDGAERESAGDRFGHVMQRCVGSLAVAMQHPKQPSSLYLAQKGSGQSLYVGKVLDGWLVASEPYGLAARCRRSYPIATVEQGGVSVILSEAPSSGEEDDVELSGRFLAGGGSFHLKPETIEVFSRDIFRKHFDYYIEKEIHEAPESVLKTLHGKYRKSNGRVEFLLGNFGNCHALLRRFQSPDLPPIRRIVVAGQGTASIASMGIAFLIRRALEPRGIVVESTKASELFGFLADRRLEDTVLIAVSQSGTTNDTNRVVDLARERGAWVHAIVNRRNSPLVRKSNSYMYTSNGRDVEMSVASTKAYYSQVAAGKLMALWLAKELEVIGDEDLFSELTELENLPDKIAEVLKKQESIARYAGQYGPFNRYWAVVGNGANRIAAEEIRIKLSELCYKSIPCDVTEDKKHIDLSTEPFTIVVANDLSEMVVQDTVKEVTIFKAHNGRPMVFCAAGEHRFDGIAECTTKLPLIGGGLAFVLATVAGHLWGIEAAKEIDRRADCFRNIRHQLARVIEHTADWDPDDLLRRLEEGLSMIENGQMDSALPARHVAALARYILRLKDQPRDMEPDQGQLMEALSILNNLIDESTRPIDTIRHQAKTVTVGISRPQLEISPLLLDSFQLLGVLPDHLMPHDRHLLEALSPVISGVEGGLLYQVLDPIETRADSPPPRIRAVAGTGSSKVEESRYVTPQHAKGSKRRVLRTSKSDWSAGPQGTQTMIVLPVFMESDLVCSHEALLHLVFITQASLQQKIAILAQLGQKYQDLIDQKEELSVAKEIDEILADASPRDLIFKSVDALLKK, encoded by the coding sequence ATGTGCGGGATAGCCTGTTTTTTGGGTAACAACCGGTGGCGGGAATCCTCGGAACTTACGTGGGTGGAAGACCTGCGCAGCGATCTCGCCGGCGCTTCATCGGATCCGGACGACCTTACGAGACTGACAAGCTCCGTTGAAGGTCTGGCGAACCGCTTCAAGGACTTGATGTGCTTCGCGCTCCACCTGAACATGCTGACGGATCCGCGCACGTCAGAGTCCATCGAGAACATAGCCGGTTACGTTCTTTCCCTGAGGGACCGCACGTCTGAGATGATTAAGCGAGGCGAATCCTCCCACGGTCTGGAGAGCCTTCACGAGAAGCTCGAGGATTATCTCTGGCAGCTGGACCGTGAAGTCATACAGAACGTGACCCGGACCCGATCTCTGATATCGGAGGGGCTCGGTGGTGAACCCACCCGGTCTCAGCACTACCTGGCCTGGGTCATCGAACAGGTTATCGAGAGCATCGACAAACTTGAAGTGCGTGGACGGGATTCCGCCGGCCTTGCCGTTTTGTGCGTCCTTCCCTCCGGCACGCGTCCCGAAGACCGTCTCGACGAGTTCGAACGCGCCGAGCTGGACCGCCGCCGGTCCATCCGGAACGCCCTTTCAGGCTTCGTTCTCACGGGTATGCTCCCAGATGGTCGCAGGATCTGCCGATTCGTCTATAAGGTGGCCAACCTGGTCGGAAGACTGGGCGACAATGGAAACGCCCTGAGGGCGGCGATCCGGGATGATCGCCTGCTGTGGAAGCTGTGCGCGGAGTTGGAGAGCGCCAATCTCATCGCCCACACGCGTTGGGCGTCGAACGGCATCATCAGCGTTCCAAACTGCCATCCGGTAGACGGCCGCGTTATAAGAAGAACACCCTCGAAGGACGGCGGAAACGATGATGTGATGTTCGTCCTGAACGGGGACGTGGACAATTACGGCGCCTTGGTGGATACCGTGGTGATTCCCAACGGGGCGAGTATAGACCCCTCTATCAGCACCGACGCGAAGATCCTTCCCGTGCTGTTCAACCTGGATGGCGCCGAAAGAGAATCCGCCGGCGACCGCTTTGGCCATGTGATGCAGCGCTGCGTGGGCTCACTGGCCGTGGCGATGCAGCACCCAAAACAGCCGAGTAGCCTGTACCTGGCCCAAAAGGGAAGCGGACAAAGCCTGTATGTAGGCAAAGTACTCGATGGCTGGCTCGTCGCATCGGAACCATACGGCCTGGCGGCGCGATGCCGGCGCTCCTATCCCATAGCCACGGTGGAACAGGGAGGGGTGAGTGTCATCCTCTCGGAAGCCCCAAGCTCCGGCGAAGAGGACGACGTCGAGTTAAGCGGCAGATTCCTCGCCGGAGGCGGCTCGTTCCATCTGAAACCGGAAACCATCGAAGTGTTCTCCCGGGATATTTTCCGAAAACACTTCGATTATTACATTGAAAAAGAAATCCATGAAGCTCCCGAAAGCGTGTTGAAAACGCTCCACGGCAAATATCGCAAGAGCAATGGTCGAGTGGAATTCCTCCTGGGGAATTTCGGGAATTGTCACGCCCTCCTCCGGAGATTCCAGAGTCCGGATTTACCTCCTATCCGTCGCATCGTTGTAGCCGGCCAGGGAACCGCGTCGATTGCTTCCATGGGAATCGCGTTCCTGATCCGACGCGCCCTCGAGCCGCGGGGAATCGTGGTGGAGTCGACAAAGGCGTCGGAATTATTCGGTTTCCTGGCGGACCGCCGTCTGGAAGATACGGTTCTGATCGCGGTGTCGCAAAGCGGCACGACCAATGACACAAACCGTGTCGTCGACCTGGCGCGGGAGCGGGGCGCATGGGTCCACGCCATCGTCAACCGTCGGAACTCTCCCCTGGTCCGGAAATCCAATTCCTACATGTACACTAGCAACGGGCGTGACGTCGAAATGTCCGTGGCGTCCACCAAAGCATACTACTCGCAGGTGGCGGCGGGAAAACTCATGGCGCTTTGGCTGGCCAAGGAGCTGGAAGTCATCGGAGATGAAGATCTTTTTTCGGAATTGACCGAACTCGAGAACCTGCCGGACAAGATCGCGGAAGTGCTGAAAAAGCAAGAGAGCATAGCCCGCTATGCGGGGCAATACGGCCCCTTCAACCGGTACTGGGCCGTTGTCGGAAACGGCGCCAACCGAATCGCCGCGGAAGAGATCCGCATCAAACTCAGTGAACTATGCTACAAGTCCATTCCCTGCGATGTGACCGAAGACAAGAAACATATCGACCTGTCCACGGAGCCGTTCACCATTGTCGTGGCCAACGACCTTTCCGAAATGGTCGTGCAGGATACTGTAAAGGAAGTCACGATTTTCAAAGCCCATAACGGCAGGCCCATGGTGTTTTGCGCCGCCGGAGAACATCGATTCGACGGCATCGCCGAGTGTACGACAAAACTGCCGCTCATCGGCGGCGGACTGGCCTTTGTTCTGGCTACGGTTGCCGGACACTTGTGGGGAATAGAAGCGGCCAAGGAGATCGATCGCCGGGCGGACTGCTTTCGTAACATACGCCATCAACTGGCCCGGGTCATCGAACATACGGCCGATTGGGATCCCGACGATCTGCTGAGGCGTCTGGAAGAGGGCCTTTCCATGATCGAAAACGGCCAAATGGACTCGGCTCTTCCCGCCCGCCACGTCGCCGCCCTGGCCCGGTACATCTTGCGGTTGAAAGACCAACCTCGGGATATGGAACCCGATCAAGGCCAACTCATGGAAGCACTGTCGATTCTGAACAACCTCATCGATGAGTCCACCCGTCCCATCGACACCATTCGACACCAGGCAAAGACCGTAACGGTGGGCATCTCGCGACCGCAACTGGAGATTTCTCCCCTGCTCTTGGACAGCTTCCAGTTGTTGGGAGTCCTCCCGGACCATCTCATGCCTCACGACCGGCATCTCCTCGAAGCCCTGTCCCCCGTGATCTCGGGCGTGGAAGGGGGCCTTTTGTACCAGGTTTTGGACCCCATCGAAACGAGAGCCGATTCGCCGCCGCCAAGAATTCGCGCCGTAGCGGGGACGGGTTCCTCGAAGGTCGAAGAATCCCGTTACGTTACTCCGCAACACGCCAAAGGTTCCAAACGGAGAGTCCTGCGTACGAGCAAAAGCGACTGGTCCGCCGGACCACAGGGAACGCAGACCATGATTGTCCTCCCCGTATTTATGGAATCGGACCTCGTTTGCTCCCACGAGGCTCTGCTCCATCTGGTGTTTATTACGCAAGCGTCTCTGCAGCAGAAAATCGCCATCCTTGCGCAACTCGGCCAGAAGTATCAGGACCTGATCGACCAGAAAGAGGAACTCTCCGTTGCCAAGGAGATCGACGAGATTCTCGCCGACGCCTCGCCCCGGGACCTGATTTTCAAAAGCGTCGACGCTTTGTTGAAAAAGTAG
- a CDS encoding AAA family ATPase, translating into MLSQTPRDIEQSSKIPDQKELEKELSDYLSKKYGDRVKIVSPFMIPKGHADGEKAEPSSRKRSIDSIGFDLKPEELESFLDEYIIQQDEAKAIMATKICTHFNRIKFARKTGRRGSDDLVGLIKNNIVLVGPTGVGKTYIVKLIAQRIGVPFVKGDATKFSETGYVGGDVEDLVRDLVYEADEDIDLAQYGIVYIDEIDKIASSHSLIGPDVSRSGVQRALLKLMEDTDVDLKVPHDPISQIEAIENYRKTGKREKRTVNTRNILFIVSGAFSGIEKLIKERLSKAQIGFGGEVESKEIDPSILNEVRTEDFIKYGFESEFIGRLPVVARFKELSRDDLYEILRNPNNPIIISKKRDFRAYGIDIRFEDAALKKLADMAYSEKTGARGLVSVVERALIPFEKKLPSTDIRWLLVSSELIEESGKTLNNVLAGVEDEERKSRFEIAAFEDRKALKRMLIEKKSRQMEEHGLKFTDITIDLVNELHVQLGMDINHALQEVFDMHEHVKDYEKTLSERFGFRVRFTDDAVNEIMLRAIEQDLDATEVCKYLAKEIEYGLRLVKDRTGLDEFVLTEEAVRKPEAFLSDLIKKHFSADMSQEEIQETMTRNRQADQ; encoded by the coding sequence ATGTTGAGTCAAACACCACGAGATATAGAACAGAGCTCGAAAATTCCGGATCAGAAAGAACTTGAGAAGGAACTCAGCGATTATCTGTCCAAGAAATACGGAGACCGGGTGAAAATCGTGTCGCCGTTCATGATCCCAAAAGGCCATGCGGACGGAGAAAAGGCCGAACCGTCCAGCAGAAAACGTTCCATCGATAGTATTGGTTTTGATCTAAAGCCGGAGGAACTCGAGTCCTTTCTGGATGAATACATCATCCAGCAGGACGAGGCGAAAGCCATAATGGCCACAAAGATCTGCACCCATTTCAATCGAATTAAATTTGCCCGAAAAACGGGTAGGCGGGGGAGCGATGATTTGGTGGGCCTCATCAAGAATAACATCGTTCTGGTGGGTCCCACGGGTGTTGGGAAAACCTATATTGTCAAACTCATCGCTCAACGGATTGGAGTCCCTTTTGTAAAAGGCGACGCCACCAAATTCAGCGAAACCGGTTACGTTGGCGGTGACGTGGAAGATCTGGTGCGCGATCTCGTGTATGAAGCCGATGAGGACATCGATCTGGCGCAATACGGCATTGTATACATCGACGAAATTGATAAGATTGCTTCGAGTCACAGCCTCATCGGTCCCGACGTTTCTCGAAGCGGCGTCCAACGCGCGCTGCTGAAGCTCATGGAAGATACGGACGTGGATCTGAAGGTGCCGCATGATCCCATTTCTCAAATCGAAGCCATAGAGAACTATCGGAAAACAGGGAAGCGGGAAAAGCGCACAGTCAATACGCGCAACATTCTTTTCATCGTAAGCGGCGCCTTTTCGGGCATTGAAAAGCTGATCAAGGAGCGTCTGAGCAAAGCGCAGATCGGGTTTGGAGGGGAAGTCGAAAGCAAGGAGATAGACCCCTCGATTTTGAATGAAGTCAGGACGGAAGATTTCATCAAGTATGGATTCGAGTCCGAATTTATCGGCCGATTGCCGGTCGTTGCCCGGTTTAAGGAATTGAGCCGGGATGATCTTTACGAGATACTGCGAAACCCGAACAATCCGATCATCATCAGCAAGAAAAGGGATTTTCGGGCATACGGCATCGATATCCGGTTTGAAGATGCTGCACTGAAAAAACTGGCGGACATGGCCTACAGTGAAAAGACCGGAGCCCGGGGGCTGGTGAGCGTGGTGGAGCGGGCACTGATTCCCTTCGAGAAGAAACTTCCGTCAACGGATATCCGATGGCTGCTGGTTAGCTCCGAATTGATCGAGGAATCCGGCAAGACGCTGAATAACGTGCTGGCAGGCGTGGAAGACGAGGAGCGTAAGTCCCGATTCGAGATTGCTGCGTTCGAGGACCGCAAAGCCCTCAAGCGGATGTTGATCGAAAAGAAGAGCCGGCAGATGGAGGAACACGGCCTGAAGTTCACCGACATCACAATAGATCTGGTGAACGAGCTTCACGTTCAGCTGGGTATGGACATCAATCACGCATTGCAGGAAGTGTTTGACATGCACGAGCACGTCAAAGACTATGAAAAGACCCTCAGCGAGCGATTCGGGTTTCGGGTGCGCTTTACGGATGATGCCGTGAACGAGATTATGCTGCGCGCGATCGAGCAGGACCTCGATGCTACCGAGGTCTGTAAGTACCTTGCCAAAGAGATCGAGTACGGCCTAAGGCTGGTTAAAGACAGGACGGGCCTGGACGAATTCGTTCTGACGGAAGAAGCGGTGCGAAAGCCTGAAGCGTTTTTGAGCGATTTGATCAAGAAGCACTTCTCCGCGGACATGTCTCAGGAAGAGATACAAGAAACCATGACTCGAAATCGACAGGCGGATCAATGA
- the ahbC gene encoding 12,18-didecarboxysiroheme deacetylase encodes MIGISKLYCGTVEPSDVLRYGRHSGSLPSHLLQFSEDKKPVVVWNMTRACNLKCVHCYAHAREHGVKDELSTEEGRALLDDLARFGSPVVLFSGGEPLLRQDLPLLADHAVQKGMRAVISTNGTLITRGKAEELKRVGLSYIGISLDGTEAVNDRFRGKRGAFQDAMRGIRNARDAGIKVGLRFTINRMNAQEVGPLFDLLEEMEIPRICFYHLVYAGRGTELVKEDLNHEETRRTVDLIMDRTKDLHDRGVPKEVLTVDNHADGPYVYLRMCRENDSRADEVLTLLKMNEGNSSGRGIGCVSWDGRVHADQFWRHHTFGNVRQRAFSDIWTDLSDPLMAKLKDKKRHVTGRCARCAWLDICAGNFRVRAEAVHGDVWAPDPACYLTDEEVRVS; translated from the coding sequence ATGATAGGCATCTCGAAACTGTACTGTGGAACGGTGGAGCCCTCGGATGTGCTTCGTTATGGAAGGCATTCGGGGAGCTTGCCATCGCACCTGCTTCAGTTTTCCGAAGACAAGAAACCGGTAGTCGTTTGGAACATGACCCGCGCCTGCAACCTGAAGTGCGTTCATTGTTACGCCCACGCGAGGGAACACGGCGTGAAGGACGAGTTGAGCACGGAAGAGGGTAGGGCGCTGCTGGACGATCTCGCGCGATTCGGTTCTCCGGTGGTGCTTTTTTCGGGTGGGGAACCGTTGCTGCGACAAGACCTGCCGCTGTTGGCCGACCATGCCGTCCAAAAGGGCATGCGGGCGGTTATCTCGACCAACGGTACACTCATAACGAGGGGAAAAGCCGAGGAACTCAAGCGCGTAGGGTTGTCGTACATCGGCATCAGCCTCGACGGGACCGAAGCCGTCAACGACCGCTTTCGGGGAAAACGCGGAGCGTTTCAGGATGCCATGAGAGGCATCCGCAACGCCCGGGATGCGGGGATAAAGGTGGGTCTCCGATTCACCATCAACCGGATGAACGCTCAGGAAGTGGGACCGTTGTTCGACCTTCTCGAGGAGATGGAGATACCCCGGATCTGTTTCTACCATTTGGTGTACGCCGGACGGGGGACGGAACTGGTCAAGGAGGATCTCAACCACGAAGAGACCCGGCGTACCGTGGATCTGATCATGGATCGCACAAAGGATCTCCATGACCGGGGCGTTCCGAAGGAGGTGCTCACGGTGGACAACCACGCGGACGGCCCCTATGTATATCTCCGTATGTGCCGGGAAAACGATTCTCGCGCAGACGAAGTATTGACGCTCTTGAAGATGAACGAAGGTAACAGCTCGGGTCGGGGGATCGGCTGCGTGAGTTGGGACGGCCGGGTGCACGCCGATCAATTCTGGCGACACCATACGTTCGGGAACGTACGACAGCGTGCGTTCAGTGACATCTGGACGGACCTCTCCGATCCGTTGATGGCCAAATTGAAGGACAAAAAGAGGCACGTAACGGGACGATGCGCGCGGTGCGCCTGGTTGGACATATGCGCGGGCAATTTCCGGGTGCGGGCCGAGGCGGTTCATGGAGATGTCTGGGCGCCGGATCCCGCTTGCTACCTGACGGACGAGGAGGTCCGAGTATCATGA
- the hemB gene encoding porphobilinogen synthase, with amino-acid sequence MMFPEMRLRRLRRTPTLRRMVRETRLSPDDFIYPLFVAPGKGRREPINAMPGMFHLSVDLLGKEAQAVWDLGIPAVILFGLPESKDSLGSGAYAKDGIIQRAVKEIKHRVPDLCVITDVCLCEYTDHGHCGVVEKGTVLNDPTLELLAKTALSHARAGADMIAPSDMMDGRVAEIRDALDEDGFDMIPIMSYAAKYASGYYGPFREAAESAPKFGDRRSYQMDPANALEAIREITLDVEEGADIVMIKPALAYLDILSRARDEFDLPLAAYNVSGEYSMILAAAEKGWIDKDLVMMETLIAIKRAGADLILTYFAKDAAALLR; translated from the coding sequence ATGATGTTTCCCGAGATGAGGCTTAGAAGACTGCGGCGAACGCCTACGCTGCGCCGAATGGTGAGAGAAACGCGGTTGAGCCCGGATGATTTCATTTATCCTCTGTTTGTGGCGCCCGGAAAGGGCCGGCGGGAACCCATAAACGCCATGCCGGGGATGTTTCATTTGTCCGTTGACCTTTTGGGCAAAGAAGCGCAGGCGGTGTGGGATTTGGGCATTCCCGCGGTTATTCTGTTCGGACTTCCCGAGTCCAAAGACAGTCTGGGGAGCGGAGCCTACGCGAAAGACGGCATAATTCAGCGGGCGGTCAAAGAGATCAAGCATCGAGTTCCGGATCTGTGCGTGATCACGGACGTGTGCCTGTGCGAGTACACGGATCACGGCCATTGCGGAGTCGTGGAAAAAGGAACCGTGTTGAACGATCCGACCCTGGAACTGCTCGCGAAAACCGCGCTTTCTCACGCCCGCGCAGGGGCGGACATGATAGCGCCGTCGGACATGATGGACGGGCGGGTGGCCGAGATCCGGGACGCATTGGATGAAGACGGCTTCGATATGATCCCCATCATGAGTTATGCCGCCAAATACGCGTCCGGCTACTACGGACCGTTTCGTGAAGCTGCTGAATCGGCGCCCAAGTTCGGAGATCGGCGTTCGTACCAGATGGACCCGGCCAACGCGCTCGAGGCCATACGGGAGATCACTCTGGATGTGGAAGAAGGCGCGGACATCGTAATGATCAAACCCGCCCTCGCGTACCTGGACATTCTGTCGCGGGCCCGCGACGAGTTCGATCTTCCCCTGGCGGCATACAATGTCAGCGGAGAGTACAGCATGATACTGGCCGCCGCGGAAAAGGGCTGGATCGATAAGGACCTGGTCATGATGGAAACCTTGATCGCCATCAAACGCGCGGGAGCCGACCTGATTCTCACCTATTTCGCCAAAGATGCGGCAGCTCTGTTGAGATAG